TCGATTGATATTATCCGCATGCGCGTTTATCCCAAATGAGGCGATAACGGCGAACAAGCAAAGAATTTTAGAATTCATATTTATCCCTTTTTATCAATCACTGAATTCTGTTACTTGTCAAATCAAGTTTCACTGCCGGGTTAGTCAGGCGCCAGCCGCAACAACGTCCCATTCCTGTCCTCTGTAATCACCAAGCTCCCATCGTCCAGCGTAGCCAGCGCCACCGGTGCGCCCATCGGATAGCCGCCGTGCCGATAGTTCCATCCCGCCACCAGATCGCGCGGCTCGCCCACCGGCTGGTAGGCGGCATCCAGAGCCAGGCTGACCAGCCGGTGGCCGGCGGCGCGGTAGCCGTGATAGCCGATGATCAGGTGGCCGTTCAGCGCCGGCAGGCTTTTGCCGTTGTAGATCAGCATGCCCAGCGGCGCTGCATGCGGTGGCAGAAGGCGGCCGGGCGGCGTCTTGGCGCGGCAATCGAATCCCGGATATTCCGGACTGGCCCTAAGTTTGTCGAAACAATAGGGCCAGCCGTAATCGGCGCCAGCGCTGAGCCAGCTGAGGGTGTCGTGCGGCAGCTCGGCGTCGGACAGCTTGGGATCGGCGACGGTGATGTTGTCGCGCGAATTGGTGGCGGCAACCAGCGTGCCGTTGGCGGTGAGCGCCAGCGCCATGCTGTTGCGCAAGCCGCGCGCGTGCACCGGCAGCGCGCGCGCATCAAGCGGCAGGTGGGCGTTTGTCAGGCTGGCGCGCAGCACGCTGGCGCGCGGCGGCGTCTCCTTGATCTCGGGGCAAGGCGAATCCGACTTGCCGGGCTGGTCGGGCCGGCTTTCGCAATTGTCGGTGGCGGAGCCGACATTGATGTACAGTGCGCCGTCGGCGCCGAGCACCATCGCCGTCAGCGGATGGCGGCCAGTGGTCGGCAGGTTGACGACGATATCCTGGGCGCTGCCCAGCAGATCCTTGGCGGCCGGATCGATGCGGACGATGCGGCCGTGCATGCCGATC
This Collimonas sp. PA-H2 DNA region includes the following protein-coding sequences:
- a CDS encoding sorbosone dehydrogenase family protein, whose protein sequence is MRPASFLRNVLGTLFLLACAAASAQSTYRTAGSCDGFPRVDLKVAKGMCMGLVADHLGFVRGVAAIGQDIYMLDMGGWVSKRGRLLHLNLKQKQKGQPEVLLSQLDMPNGIVATPDKKLLIGMHGRIVRIDPAAKDLLGSAQDIVVNLPTTGRHPLTAMVLGADGALYINVGSATDNCESRPDQPGKSDSPCPEIKETPPRASVLRASLTNAHLPLDARALPVHARGLRNSMALALTANGTLVAATNSRDNITVADPKLSDAELPHDTLSWLSAGADYGWPYCFDKLRASPEYPGFDCRAKTPPGRLLPPHAAPLGMLIYNGKSLPALNGHLIIGYHGYRAAGHRLVSLALDAAYQPVGEPRDLVAGWNYRHGGYPMGAPVALATLDDGSLVITEDRNGTLLRLAPD